ATGTGCGCGGCGAGGTGCGGCAGCACCTCCGCGAGCTGGCCGGTGAGGACGTTGACGACGCCGCCCGGGAGATCGCTCGTGGCGAGCGCCTCGCCGAAGACGAGCGCCGTGCGCGGATCCACCTCGCTCGCGAGCACGACGCACGTGTTGCCGGCGGTGATCACCGGCAGGAGCGCGCCCGCGAGGCCGAGGAGCGCCGGCCGCGGCGGCGCCGCGATGACGACGACCCCCATCGGCTCGGGCACCGTGAAGGTGAAGTGCGGGCCGGACACGGGGTTCAGGCTCGCGAAGAGGCTCTGGTACTTGTCGGCCCAGCCCGCGTAGGCGACCGCGCGATCGATCGCCGAAAGGACCTCGCGCTCGGCGGCGCCGGCCTCGAGCCCGCCGCGCTCGAGCGAGGCCGCGAGCTCCGCGCGCCGCGCCTCGAGCATCTCGGCGAGGCGGTAGAGGATCTGCCCGCGGTTGTACGCGGCGCGCGCCGACCAGCCGCCGAGCGCGCCGGCCGCCGCGAGCACCGCGTCGCGCCCGTCCTTCCGCGACGCGCGCGGGATGTTCTCGACCGCGCCCGCGCCTCCGTGATCGCGCACCTGCGTGTACCTCCCGGACTCCGAGCGCACGAACGCGCCGCCCACGAACATCTTGTACGCCTTGCGCACGCCGACCCGCGCGCGCGCCTCGCCCGAAGGAGCGTCGAGCGCGGCCGCGCCGGCGCAATCGCCGATCGACGTGCACCCCTCGTCGCCGCCGCTGTCCTGGTTGCCGAGCGCCATCAGTCCACCTCGAGGTAGGCGAGCAGCCCCTGGCGTCCGCCCTCGCGGCCGAAGCCGCTCTCCTTGTAGCCGCCGAACGGCGCGCTGGGATCGAACTTGTTGAAGGTGTTCGCCCAGACGACGCCGGCGCGGAGGCGCTGCGCGACCCAGAAGCTCTTCGATCCCTTGCCGGTCCAGACGCCCGCCGACAGCCCGTACATCGTGTTGTTCGCCTTCTCGATCGCCTCGTCGGGCGTGCGGAAGGTCAAGATCGAGAGCACCGGGCCGAAGATCTCCTCGCGCGCGATCCGGTGCGACTGCGCGACGCCCGT
The DNA window shown above is from Sorangium aterium and carries:
- a CDS encoding aldehyde dehydrogenase family protein: MFVGGAFVRSESGRYTQVRDHGGAGAVENIPRASRKDGRDAVLAAAGALGGWSARAAYNRGQILYRLAEMLEARRAELAASLERGGLEAGAAEREVLSAIDRAVAYAGWADKYQSLFASLNPVSGPHFTFTVPEPMGVVVIAAPPRPALLGLAGALLPVITAGNTCVVLASEVDPRTALVFGEALATSDLPGGVVNVLTGQLAEVLPHLAAHMDVAALDLHGVDAALAKRLEEAAAASVKRVRARSLGEAEWFDDRAATSPRWIERFVEMKTIWHPAGP